Below is a window of Clostridiales bacterium DNA.
ACGCGGTCCGTTTTTGCGTGCATCCGGCTGTCTATTCCGAGCGACATGAAAAAAACAATCATTCTATATTGACAACACCCGGGGGCGTTTGATATGATACGCATCCACACGCTTGCGACGCCGAAGGGCCGTAAGCCTCTGCGAAAATTGAAAATGCGGGACCGGGAGGGGTTCCGCGGAGGTGTGAAATGAGCTACATTTCAGTACAGGGGCTCTGCAAGCATTTTGACGTCCGCCAGAAACGGGAGAAAGGCTCCCTGCTGCGGAAGAAGGAACGGGTGCAGGCCCTGCAGGACGTCTCGTTCGACGTGGAGCAGGGGGAACTGGTCGGGTACATCGGACCCAACGGCGCGGGCAAATCCACCACGGTGAAAATCCTGAGCGGCATAATGGTGCCGGATTCGGGGATTGTATCGGTGGGCGGGCTGACCCCGTGGGAGAACCGGAAGGAGCATGTGCGCCGGATCGGCGTGGTGTTCGGGCAGCGGATGCAGCTGTGGTGGGACGTGCCGATTGCCGACAGCTATGACCTGCTGAAGGACATCTACCGGATTCCGGACAGCGAATACCGGCAGCGGCTGGATGAGCTGACAGGGGCGCTGGACCTGGGCGGGATCATCCGCACGCCGCTGCGGCAGCTGAGCCTGGGACAGCGGATGCGGGCGGAGCTGTGCGGATCGCTGCTGCACCGGCCGGAACTGCTGTTCCTGGATGAGCCGACCATCGGCCTGGACGCGGTGAGCAAGCTGGCGCTGCGGGATTTCCTGAAGTGGGAAAACCGCGAGCACGGCACCACGATTATGCTGACCACCCACGACATGGAGGACATCGCCGCGCTGTGCAGCCGGGTGATGGTGCTGGGGCACGGCCGGAAGCTGTACGATGGGGACCTGGCGGAGCTGCTGGGCCGGTTTGACCGGCTGCGCACGCTGAGCGCCAGCTACGACCGGGCACCGGAAATCCCGGAGCTGCCGGGAGCGGAACGGGTGGAACTGGAAGGCGAAACCCTGAAGATTACCTACTCAACCGACAAAATGGAAATCGGGACGCTGCTCCCGCTGCTGCAGAAGGCCGGGGAAATCCGGGAGATGACCGTGCAGCCGCAGAACATCGACCACCTGATTGCCGCCATGTACCAGGAGATGGGATTATGAACGCATATTACGCCATATTCCGCCTGAGACGGCGGCTGGAGACCCAGTACCGCGGCGCGGCACTGGGCGGACTGATCTGCCAGGTGTTCTTCGGGCTGGTCCTGATTGCGCTGTACCGGGCGCTGTACGCCGGGAAACCGCAGGACATGCCGCTGGAGCATGTGGTGACCTATGTATGGATCAACCAGGCGTTTTTCCGGATGATTCTTTCGTCCGACCCGGAACTGATGGACAAGATCCGCACGGGCGGAATCGCCTATGACATGTGCCGGCCGATGAGTCTGTACGGGTTTTACTACGCCCGGATCATGGCCCAGAAGATGATGGGCACCTTCCTGCGGGGAGCACCGATGATCGTGATCGCGGCGCTGCTGCCGGAGGGCTGGGGAATCAGCCTGCCGGCATCCCTGCCCGGATTCCTGTGGGCGGTGGCCGCAATGCTCCTCGGCCTGCTGTGCGTATGCGCAATGGAGAACATCACGATGGGCTTTACCATGCGGACGCTGGACAGCCGGGGAATGCAGGCGATGCTGAACCTGCTGATGATGATCCTGACCGGCAACGTACTGCCGCTGACGCTGTATCCGGACAGCTGGCAGCCGGTGATTACCGCGCTGCCGTACGCACAGATGCTGGACGCGCCGATCCGCCTGTATACGGGGATGTACGCGCCGGAAGCCGCATGGCTGATCCTGCTGCGGCAGGCGGCATGGGTCGCGGTGCTGGTATGTGCGGGCAGCCTGATGTGGCGGGCCAACCAACGGCGGCTGGTGATCCAGGGAGGCTGATGAAGATGAACACACTGCGGTTATACCGAAAATCCATGGCCATGCTGATCCGGAGCCATATGCAGTACCCGGCGTCCTTCCTGATGCAGACGCTGGCGCAGCTGGTGATGGAGGGCGGCGAAATGCTGGCGGTAATCCTGCTGGTAAACCGGTTTGACCACCTGAACCAGTGGATGCCCGGAGACCTGTACTTCTTTTTCGGGGTAATGTCGGTTTCCTTCTATATTACGGAGTGCTTCGGCCGGGGAGTGACCGGCGCATTCCCGTACATGGTGCGGAGCGGGCAGCTGGATACGGTGATGCTGCGCCCGCGGGGCGTGCTGACCCAGGTGCTGTGCGCGGACGCGGATCCCCGGCGGATTGCCTGTATCGCCGTGGGCACGGTGAGCCTGGTGATCGGCAGCCGGATGAGCGGAATCGTGTGGACGGCGCCAAAGGTACTGATGCTGTTGGAAAGCATCTGCTGCGCGTTCTGGCTGATCCTGGGCCTGTTTATGATCGAAGCGATCCTGTGCGTGTACAGCGTGAAATCCGTGGAGCTGGCCAACGCGCTGACCTACGGCGGGCGGAGCGCCTGCCAGTATCCGATTGATACCTACCCCCGGCCGCTGCGCGTGCTGTTTACCGTGGTGGCGCCGTTCGCACTGGTGATGCATGTGCCGGCATCCCATATCCTGGGCAAGCCGCTGTTCGGCTGGCCGGAATGGACCGGATTCGTGACGCCGCTGGCGGGGCTGGCGCTGTTCGGCGTGATGTATACGCTTTTCCGCATGGCGATGCGGCACTACCGCTCCACCGGCAGCTGAGCCGGACCGGACGGAGAGTGCTTGCGCGGGGCTGAAAAGCGTGATATGATTAAATTTGCGACAGTGAAAGAACTATATATTCCGGACACTGTTCCGAACCTGACGAAGACTCAGACGATTGAGACGGGAGAGGACGGACCATGAAACTGAAATCCCTGCGGATGCTGATTATCTGCCTGCTCTGCATGTGTGTGGCAGCGGTATGCCTGGCCGAAGGCGCCGGCTCCGCGGCTTCCTCCAGCGAGGCGGAAAGCACCTCCAGCGAGCACAGCGAGACGAAGGTCTCCGTGGAAGTGACGAGCACGAGCGACCAGAGCTCCAGCTCTTCCTCCGACAGCACGGCGTCGGCTTCCGGCACCGGCGGTGAAGGCGGAGCCGGGGCGGGAGCGGCAGGCGCCTCCGCAGGCGCGGGAAGCGGCGGCGGAAGTACGACCAGCACCTCCGTAACCGTGACCACCACGACCACAACCGGCGGCGGAAGCAGCTCCGGCGCGGCCGGATCCGCGGCTGCAGCCGGCGGGGACGGAGCGGGAGCCGCGAGCAGCGCGGCAGCCGGAAGCGGTTCCTGGATTCCGCCGTACCCGGTATCCACGCCGAAGCCGGTGTACCACCGGGTGGACACCCTGGTGAGCAGTGTGCCGGTGAAGGGAAGCGGATATACCGTGATCGGCCAGGTGAATGTGCGGACGCTGCCGAGCGTATACGCGCCCCGGGCGACCACGATCCGGAGATCCGGTACGACGGTGAAGGTGCTGGAAGAGGCGCTGAACAGCGCCGGCCAGACCTGGTACGCGGTGAAGCTGCAGAGCGGTGTGCTGGGATACATCCGGGGCGACCTGCTGCGCGTGGACATCGTATATGTGAGCGAGGAAGACCCCGCACCGGCTCCTGTGATTACCCCCGCGCCGACCCCTGTGGCGGCAGTCACCCCGGAAGTGATCTACATGCTGGCCACCCCGGCACCGACGCCCACGCCGATTATCATCTACGTCCAGCCGGACATGCTGTCCACGCCGGCACCGGAAGTGACGCCGGAAGTGATTTACATCACCCCGGAACCGACCGCGGAACCGCCGGTTTCATCTCCCGCGAAGGTGACGAAGCAGCCGACCGCCGGAGCCAGTTTCTGACAAGTAAATCCCTGGCACGCCGCAGTGAAAGCGGCGTGCTTTTTTATACCGGAAAACGGTGGCCAAAGCGGCGGGACTGTGGTATGATGGGCATGAAATCTTGGACAAAATGAAAATATGAATACCGGAACGGGGAGGAATCGCGATGAAGGCGCTGTTAATCGGCGGCACAGGCCAGATCAGCATGGCAATCACGAAGAAACTGGTGAAGGACGGCTGGGAGGTATACCTGCTGAACCGGGGAAACCGGTCGGCGGAACTGCCGGAAGGCGTGCATTCCATTGTGGCGGACATCAATGACGAGGCCGCCGTGCTGGAAAAGACAAAGGGCATCATGTTCGACTCGGTATGCGAGTTCATCGGCTTTGTGCCCGCCCAGGTGGAACGGGACTGGCGGCTGTTCCGCGGGAAAACACGGCAGTATATCTACATCAGCTCGGCATCAGCCTACCACAAGCCGGTGGGCGACTATATGATCACCGAGGGAACGGCGCTGGCGAACCCGTACTGGGAGTATTCCCGGAACAAGATCGCCTGCGAGGATTTCCTGATGGGCAAATTCCGGGAGGAAGGCTTCCCGGTGACGATTGTGCGGCCCAGCCACACGTATGACGAGCGGAACCTCCCGCTGGGCGTGCACGGGGCCAAGGGCCCCTGGCAGGTGCTGAAACGGATGATGGAAGGGAAACCCGTGATTATCCAGGGCGATGGTACCAGCCTGTGGACGGTGACATTCAACAAGGACTTCGCCGTGGGCTTCACCGGCCTGATGGGCAATGTGCACGCGATCGGCGAGGCGTTCCAAATCACCTCGGACGAGACGCTGACGTGGAACCAGATTTACCAGACCATCGCGGATGCGCTGGGCGTGAAGCTGAACGCGTACCACGTTGCCTCCGACTTCCTGGCGGAAACGGGGAAACAGTATGACTTCAACGGCGCCCTGAACGGGGACAAGGCCCACTCCGTGGTGTTTGACAACACGAAGCTGAAGCGCCTGGTGCCGCAGATGACGACGACGATCCCGTTCCACGAGGGCGCCCGGATCTCCATCAGTT
It encodes the following:
- a CDS encoding ATP-binding cassette domain-containing protein; its protein translation is MSYISVQGLCKHFDVRQKREKGSLLRKKERVQALQDVSFDVEQGELVGYIGPNGAGKSTTVKILSGIMVPDSGIVSVGGLTPWENRKEHVRRIGVVFGQRMQLWWDVPIADSYDLLKDIYRIPDSEYRQRLDELTGALDLGGIIRTPLRQLSLGQRMRAELCGSLLHRPELLFLDEPTIGLDAVSKLALRDFLKWENREHGTTIMLTTHDMEDIAALCSRVMVLGHGRKLYDGDLAELLGRFDRLRTLSASYDRAPEIPELPGAERVELEGETLKITYSTDKMEIGTLLPLLQKAGEIREMTVQPQNIDHLIAAMYQEMGL
- a CDS encoding ABC-2 family transporter protein, whose product is MNAYYAIFRLRRRLETQYRGAALGGLICQVFFGLVLIALYRALYAGKPQDMPLEHVVTYVWINQAFFRMILSSDPELMDKIRTGGIAYDMCRPMSLYGFYYARIMAQKMMGTFLRGAPMIVIAALLPEGWGISLPASLPGFLWAVAAMLLGLLCVCAMENITMGFTMRTLDSRGMQAMLNLLMMILTGNVLPLTLYPDSWQPVITALPYAQMLDAPIRLYTGMYAPEAAWLILLRQAAWVAVLVCAGSLMWRANQRRLVIQGG
- a CDS encoding ABC-2 family transporter protein, which codes for MNTLRLYRKSMAMLIRSHMQYPASFLMQTLAQLVMEGGEMLAVILLVNRFDHLNQWMPGDLYFFFGVMSVSFYITECFGRGVTGAFPYMVRSGQLDTVMLRPRGVLTQVLCADADPRRIACIAVGTVSLVIGSRMSGIVWTAPKVLMLLESICCAFWLILGLFMIEAILCVYSVKSVELANALTYGGRSACQYPIDTYPRPLRVLFTVVAPFALVMHVPASHILGKPLFGWPEWTGFVTPLAGLALFGVMYTLFRMAMRHYRSTGS
- a CDS encoding SDR family oxidoreductase, translating into MKALLIGGTGQISMAITKKLVKDGWEVYLLNRGNRSAELPEGVHSIVADINDEAAVLEKTKGIMFDSVCEFIGFVPAQVERDWRLFRGKTRQYIYISSASAYHKPVGDYMITEGTALANPYWEYSRNKIACEDFLMGKFREEGFPVTIVRPSHTYDERNLPLGVHGAKGPWQVLKRMMEGKPVIIQGDGTSLWTVTFNKDFAVGFTGLMGNVHAIGEAFQITSDETLTWNQIYQTIADALGVKLNAYHVASDFLAETGKQYDFNGALNGDKAHSVVFDNTKLKRLVPQMTTTIPFHEGARISISYILSHPELQVEDPEFDAWSDRVIEALEAAKARI